TTTAGCTATGAGGCCTATGCGCTAGCCAACTGCGCCAACACCCCAATTGTTGTTTTCTAAGAGCGAAACAAATGTCCTTGTTGAGAAAGAGGACCATTGGGCATTCCAAATTGTAGACGTAGATGGCACATTACTTACGGTTCGTGTTTCTGATTATCTATACTGGCAATATAGTTTCAAGGCGTGTTCGTTCCTAAGTAACTGCCAAGTGCCAACTTGTACGTATTCAATGCTACACGGCGAAAATTCAATGATGCCTGTGTGGCTTTGTCTTGCCAGTTTCATTCAGTTAAGCTCCCTTATCAATAGCCGGATGAGATTGAACACAACTTATATTGATTAGAACCCCAGATTTGTAACAGGTAGACGACATAGATTCATACAGCTCAACTTGCTATGCACCGACGACGAGATCCGCGGTACAACAACAAACCCATAATGTCTGCAGCTGTTTAACACTGCCATATATAGCTCGCTTCAGTTTTCCTACCGTAATCATGCAGTAACACAGTGTTCATCCATGCTTGATACAGTAGATTGATGGTAATTAATAATTACACAAAGCTTTTACGgatcaggcaggcaggcaggcagcataACAAGATGGTGGTGGTGCTGAGACTTCAGAGTTCAGAGCGTGATGCCGCCGGCACCTGagtggtcgtcgtcgtcgtcgaaggtggtggAGTAGACGGCGTAGAAGCACAAGACGAGGCCCAAGGCAAGCAGCAGAGTCCACCCCAGCAGGTCGTTGCTCTGCCCGGCGCGCTCACCTGACATCCCTTCGTCCACCAGCGCCAGAGCCAAGGCCAGCATCGGGGCTGTTGACGCCATGCAGCTCGCCTTAGCGAGCAGCGGCGCGCCCTTGGCCACCATCGGAGCCAGAGCCGAAGACGCCTTCTTGCTGACACTGCACCTGCACCTCAGCCCCTTGGCCCTGGTGAGTCTCAGCCCAGGCAGCCCTGCAGCGCCCCACTGTTAGTTAGCAACTTGTAACATGTCTGGCTGGCATTTTTTCCGGATGATGCGCTTGCTTACCTAGAGCCGGCGACGGTCGGGCGGCGAAGACGTCGACGATGGAGGTGGCCGCCATTGCTGATAGATGCGTGCTCCGCGGGAGATGCAGAGGAGAGCCAACTTGTGATTGTGAGTATGCAGTACGCAGAAGGCAGAGGCGCCCCGGCCAGTATATATACTGCATCATCATTCATCACGGGCCGTCCGATGGGGCTACTAATTGGCACCTTTGGCACCACAGATTCTTGTTGGAAAAGTCGCCGGTGCGAGGCAAGTTAGGCGCGCTCAGACATTCAGAACCAACTTGAGTCGTGGCGGAGCGGAAGCAAGCGGAAGGCATGAAGCCGGAAGCAAGCAGGCGTCCAACTTGTGTTTCTCCGACGAATGGTAGCGAGCAGGCACACGTATCAGAGGTTCAGAAGAGGGTAGGGTTGGACTACGCAACAAGAGGGCCGTGCGGAAAGATGATGGGCGCGTTGTGCGTTTTTAGCTGCTCCGGTGGCGCACAGGTAACACATGCTTCGCCTTGGATCTATACCTGATCAGAGAAAACGGACAAGAACGAgtccaggaaatgtttgggcgCATGCAGATCCTTCGCGCCAGGAGCGGTGAGCACCGGTGATGGAGAACGCGACGCGCTGAGGCAGTGCTGCCAATCATCTCATTTCAGCCTCCATCTCAATCTGGTTCAAGTTTTTCATCGGAGTGGTGGGCAGGGCACCGATGATGGGCTTTCCTAGTTTTTTTTTTAAACCGAGCATTACCCCTTTCCATTAACCAAATAACGGAAATACAATAGTCCCGGAATAGAGCTAGAAAAGGAGGTGGGAAAGGGGGAAGCGAGTTCAACGCATCTCTGGAAAACCCACCACAGGAACTCGCCTACGAGACACCTGCTGCGGGGCGAAAACCCGGCGACACCTAAAATTCACATCAACCAACACACGCCAGCATCACACTATGCAAAATACACGACCCTTCAGGTCATAACCTCGCGCAGGAGATAGCCCAAAAGCAGCCCTGTCCTCCTGGAGAAGAAGCGGACTTTCAAGTCGTCGCCGAATCCTCTGTCGCAGCGGCGCAGATcatcatcatgttgcttgtgctgctCCTCAGCATCTGCGACCCACactccatcgcctcatggtctgcCCCTTTCAAAAGACCCGCCCAGTAGGTAATGAAGACACAAGCGGAAAATACAATCTCAAAAGGGGTTTTAGAAAGTTTAAACTCAAAGGTTGCCCTGTTACGATAGTTCCACACTGCCCAACAGATGGCAGCTAAACCAAAAATATAGAATTTCGCACCATCAGGGAGATAGATATAACACCAAGAGTACTATTGCCAAAGGTTATTGGGACATAAGTCAGTGCCCAGGACCGCCACCACCGATCGCCAGATCACCCTAGCAACAGGGCAGAGGAAGAAAAGATGTTGTGCCGTCTCACGAGCAGCACAGAACGGACACTTAGCATTTCCCGGCCACTTTCGATGTTTCATAACGTCTCTGCTCAGAACCGCGTCCTGAAACAACTGCCACATAAATATTTTGATCTTAAAGGGGATTTTAGCTTTCCAAATCCACCGATGGGCTTTCCTAGCTGATGGAGAACGCGGTGACCGGTAGGCAGTGCTgcctgtaagacaataagttttgagaaccagcacaaccctctaggggtggtttatctcattatatataatggttctgttacaatacatacataggtacagaagctatacatagtctaacaccctccctcaatcttagccactttctaaagaactgagaagggtaagattgcgcctaccagcctcaaactgtggcagtggtaaaggcttagtgaagatgtctgcaagttgatccttagatgagataaacttgatctggagttgcttctgtgatacacgttcccgtacaaagtgatagtcaacttcaatgtgtttcgttcgggcatgaaatactggatttgcagaaaggtatgtagcaccgatgttatcacaccaaagaataggaggctgtggttgagacaaacccaactcctgaagcaaagactgcacccaaataatctctgcagtagcattagccacagccttgtactcagcttcagtactgctacgtgacacagtagcctgtttccgagcactccaggcgatcaaattagggccaaagaatactgcataaccccccgtggatcgcctgtcatctgggctaccagcccaatctgcatcagagaaggccgaaaggacccgagaggaagtcggccgaatatgcataccaaatgtcagggtgaactgaacataacgaagaatgcgtttaacagcagcccaatgagtatctctgggagcctgaagatactgacaaaccctgttaacagcataagagatatctggtctcgtgattgtcaagtactgaagtccaccaacaatgctcctgtactctgtgacatccgcaggagacaaaagctcaccatcaacagctgttatcttgtcagtagacgacatgggtgtggtggtcggtttgcacttcagcatgcccgctctttgtaacaactccaaggagtacttcttctgcgtaaggacaagaccagtagcacgagaagtgacctcaactccaagaaagtagtgaagcttcccaagatctttgaccgcaaaatcagcaccaagagagcagacaagagcatcagcagcatactgagaagagctgacaaggataatatcatcgacatataccaaaagatacatagtgacttctggcttctgtagaagaaataatgaagtgtcagcagtggatggcacaaacccatgagcacgaagggcagaggcaaggcgggcatgccaggcacgaggagcttgcttcaaaccatatagtgctttggagagacgacagatatagtcaggacgatcaggatcagagaaaccaggcggctgtttcatataaacctcttcctccaaaaaaccatgtagaaaagcattctgcacatcaagttgacgaagtgaccaaccacgagaaacagcaatggagagaagaagccgaatagtggtaggcttgacgacaggactgaaggtgtcctcatagtcaagaccatggcgctgccgaaaaccgcgagcaacaagtcgcgctttgtaacgctcaatagatccatccgaatgcttcttcactttgaatacccattttgagtcaataatatttacccgtggtggtggaggaacgagagtccatgtcttgttacgaaggagagcatgaaactcctgctccatagcctctcgccaatgtggaatgcgcagggcagcctgatatgagcgaggctcagaagatggatccgcaacagcagcagccaaacaagcagccaaccaagcaaccgtaccatccttacgttccttaggtttgaaaatgccactgcgaccgcgtgtatgtggtcgggacacaggaaccaccgaggtcgacggagcagcctgcaacgggctggaggacggcaacgttgacgagtcagccggtgacgaggagccagacacAGTAGCCTCGGGCTCGGTCGGCGAAGAAGGTCGGccgaccggcgaaaccggcagagcagacgaagcagctggcgacgccggcgtcacagaccgggccgatggcgagcccggcatagtgggccgtggcgcggccgatgtcgcgggccgatccgcggatgaaggcgacgtgaggacagcgtcgcggacccgagctgcaggcgaagacggcgtgacgggccgagccgcgggcgaagacgacatgacaggccgagccgctgaagactcggcggccgctggcgaagagggccgagccgctggagactcggcggtcgctggcgtaacggaccgagcagtggagatgctcggcgcgacgggctcttcgGGTGACCATTCATGGGCACgcaaatcgatgccatgcaacatagggcgatcaacgtgcccatcagaaggcggtgatgatgatggtgaatcctccaaaagctccaaacgagccccacgtctggttcctgcaccatggttaggtaacagcaaaggagagtatgcaacatcatcaaattggtcagaagcaacagaggatgaatgcagagatggtggttcgacagtggacacaggaagtttggcaaagggaaaaacatgctcatcaaacacgacgtaccgagatatatagacacgattagtgggaacatgaagacatttgtaacctttatgaagagagctatagccaagaaaaacacacttcttagaacgaaactcaagcttgcgcttattatatggacgaagatgcggccaacaagcacacccaaataccttgaaaaaggtataatcaggttgttcattaaggagaacctcaatgggagtcttcatgtttaaaacacgagtgggagtacggttgatgagaaagcatgcagtggtgaaagcatcactccaaaaccgaaacggaacagatgcatgggccaaaagagtaagaccatcttcaacaatatgacgatgcttacgttcgactgaaccattctgctgatgtgtatgtggacatgctaaacgatgagctatcccaagcgactgaaagaaggagttgaggttgcgatactcgccccccccccccagtccga
The sequence above is a segment of the Triticum dicoccoides isolate Atlit2015 ecotype Zavitan chromosome 1A, WEW_v2.0, whole genome shotgun sequence genome. Coding sequences within it:
- the LOC119320057 gene encoding photosystem II reaction center W protein, chloroplastic-like gives rise to the protein MMMQYIYWPGRLCLLRTAYSQSQVGSPLHLPRSTHLSAMAATSIVDVFAARPSPALGLPGLRLTRAKGLRCRCSVSKKASSALAPMVAKGAPLLAKASCMASTAPMLALALALVDEGMSGERAGQSNDLLGWTLLLALGLVLCFYAVYSTTFDDDDDHSGAGGITL